The following proteins are encoded in a genomic region of Corticium candelabrum chromosome 19, ooCorCand1.1, whole genome shotgun sequence:
- the LOC134195173 gene encoding putative gamma-glutamylcyclotransferase CG2811: protein MSRRFFTYGTLKRGEPNHHVLNHNVTFVGEGWTAKSYPLVVISPFFVPFLLDKDSQPGAKQVKGEVYDIDDRMLVKLDQLELHPYWYTRRPTQIHLQSGEQTTCDVYFLQTPKPDLLKLEFFSSFDHKLHSYVSRDKRLSSIGDFLDYIKVCKDVDNVSLKALEDILKSRDI from the exons ATGAGTCGTCGTTTCTTTACTTACGGAACGCTGAAACGCGGCGAGCCAAATCATCACGTGCTTAATCATAACGTTACATTTGTTGGTGAGGGATGGACAGCGAAGAGTTACCCTCTGGTCGTCATATCTCCATTCTTCGTTCCTTTCCTGCTAGACAAAGACAGTCAACCGGGAGCAAAG CAAGTTAAAGGTGAAGTTTATGATATCGACGACAGAATGCTAGTCAAACTCGACCAACTAGAATTGCACCCCTACTGGTACACGAGGCGCCCCACTCAAATCCATCTACAATCTGGAGAGCAAACGACATGCGATGTCTACTTCTTACAGACACCAAAACCCGATCTACTCAAACTCGAATTTTTTAGCAGTTTTGATCACAAATTGCACTCTTACGTGTCCAGAGACAAACGACTGTCAAGCATCGGAGATTTCCTCGACTACATCAAAGTGTGCAAAGATGTCGACAATGTTTCACTCAAAGCACTGGAAGATATActcaaatcacgtgacatttaa
- the LOC134195172 gene encoding neogenin-like isoform X1, whose protein sequence is MAAAFLSIVTSFCILCRPIAASEAKSDATTDSRSYLDVEKVEPVKIVVPPHDITVGPETKNLAAVFVCGASGFPNPHITWLRHHRPLLNTPNILEVQSAGGMSLLTVSSPNATDAGVYTCVADNGKSSPILSKAKLEIKKAPKPKKPTKPPPTNTSQQVPMFCHQTIEEHYILTEGCRSSTKVKNRRCHGMCSSDMQVYPTLEINCQSCRGSVSYQSVLMVCRDGTARYVRTHMIRGCRCRACKLNL, encoded by the exons ATGGCTGCCGCTTTTCTTTccattgtgacgtcattttgCATTCTCTGCCGTCCAATAGCAGCAAGTGAGGCAAAATCGGAtgctacaacagacagcagaTCGTATCTCGACGTGGAAA AAGTCGAGCCTGTAAAGATAGTCGTCCCACCTCACGACATCACCGTCGGACCAGAAACTAAGAATCTCGCCGCAGTCTTTGTATGCGGAGCAAGCGGCTTTCCTAACCCTCACATCACGTGGCTACGTCACCATCGCCCTCTCCTCAATACCCCCAACATACTCGAAGTTCAATCAGCCGGCGGCATGAGTCTACTCACAGTCAGCAGTCCTAATGCCACAGATGCAGGTGTTTACACTTGTGTGGCCGACAATGGCAAGTCCTCACCAATCCTATCCAAAGCAAAGCTGGAAATAAAAA AGGCACCGAAACCGAAGAAGCCGACTAAGCCTCCTCCCACCAACACATCTCAACAAGTTCCAATGTTTTGCCATCAAACAATTGAAGAGCACTACATACTAACAGAGGGCTGTCGCTCATCCACAAAAGTGAAGAACCGGCGCTGCCACGGAATGTGCTCATCAGACATGCAAGTCTATCCGACTCTCGAAATCAACTGCCAATCGTGCCGCGGATCGGTCTCGTACCAATCAGTCTTGATGGTCTGTAGGGATGGAACGGCACGTTATGTGCGAACCCACATGATTCGAGGCTGCCGATGCCGAGCTTGTAAACTGAACTTGTAA
- the LOC134195172 gene encoding immunoglobulin superfamily DCC subclass member 4-like isoform X2, translated as MRLTPEVEPVKIVVPPHDITVGPETKNLAAVFVCGASGFPNPHITWLRHHRPLLNTPNILEVQSAGGMSLLTVSSPNATDAGVYTCVADNGKSSPILSKAKLEIKKAPKPKKPTKPPPTNTSQQVPMFCHQTIEEHYILTEGCRSSTKVKNRRCHGMCSSDMQVYPTLEINCQSCRGSVSYQSVLMVCRDGTARYVRTHMIRGCRCRACKLNL; from the exons ATGCGGTTGACACCTG AAGTCGAGCCTGTAAAGATAGTCGTCCCACCTCACGACATCACCGTCGGACCAGAAACTAAGAATCTCGCCGCAGTCTTTGTATGCGGAGCAAGCGGCTTTCCTAACCCTCACATCACGTGGCTACGTCACCATCGCCCTCTCCTCAATACCCCCAACATACTCGAAGTTCAATCAGCCGGCGGCATGAGTCTACTCACAGTCAGCAGTCCTAATGCCACAGATGCAGGTGTTTACACTTGTGTGGCCGACAATGGCAAGTCCTCACCAATCCTATCCAAAGCAAAGCTGGAAATAAAAA AGGCACCGAAACCGAAGAAGCCGACTAAGCCTCCTCCCACCAACACATCTCAACAAGTTCCAATGTTTTGCCATCAAACAATTGAAGAGCACTACATACTAACAGAGGGCTGTCGCTCATCCACAAAAGTGAAGAACCGGCGCTGCCACGGAATGTGCTCATCAGACATGCAAGTCTATCCGACTCTCGAAATCAACTGCCAATCGTGCCGCGGATCGGTCTCGTACCAATCAGTCTTGATGGTCTGTAGGGATGGAACGGCACGTTATGTGCGAACCCACATGATTCGAGGCTGCCGATGCCGAGCTTGTAAACTGAACTTGTAA
- the LOC134195170 gene encoding keratin-associated protein 5-1-like: MSSVCVCVCVCVCVCVCVCVCVSGCVCVLSVCVVCLSVCVVCLSVCVVCLSVCVVCLSVCVVCLSVCVVVCLSVLLSVCLCCCLSVCVVVCLSVLLSVCLCCCLSVLFVHLSVLFFFCLFVCLCCMSVCLCFFFCLFVCLCCMSVCLCCMSVCLCCMSVCLCCFSLCLCCLFVCLCCLSVCLCCLSVCLLFVCLSVLFVCLSVLFVCLCCLSVCLCCLFVSVCLSVCVFFLSVCVCVCVLFVCLSVCVVCFSVLIVCLSVLSVCLSVLFVCLSVLFVCLSVLFVCLSVLFVCLSVLIVCLSVLFVCLSVLFVCLSVLFVCLSVLIVCLSVYLSVCVNF, from the coding sequence atgtcaagtgtgtgtgtgtgtgtgtgtgtgtgtgtgtgtgtgtgtgtgtgtgtgtgtgtgtgtgtgagtgggtgtgtttgtgtgttgtctgtctgtgttgtttgtctgtctgtctgtgttgtttgtctgtctgtctgtgttgtttgtctgtctgtctgtgttgtttgtctgtctgtctgtgttgtttgtctgtctgtctgtgttgttgtctgtctgtctgtgttgttgtctgtctgtctgtgttgttgtctgtctgtctgtgttgttgtctgtctgtctgtgttgttgtctgtctgtctgtgttgttgtctgtctgtgttgtttgtacatctgtctgtgttgttttttttctgtctgtttgtctgtctgtgttgtatgtctgtctgtctgtgtttttttttctgtctgtttgtctgtctgtgttgtatgtctgtctgtctgtgttgtatgtctgtctgcctgtgttgtatgtctgtctgtctgtgttgtttttctctctgtctgtgttgtttatttgtctgcctgtgttgtttgtctgtctgtctgtgttgtttgtctgtctgtctgttgtttgtctgtctgtctgtgttgtttgtctgtctgtctgtgttgtttgtctgtctgtgttgtttgtctgtctgtctgtgttgtctgtttgtttctgtctgtttgtctgtctgtgttttttttctgtctgtttgtgtgtgtgtgtgtgtgttgtttgtttgtctgtctgtctgtgttgtttgtttttctgtgttgattgtttgtctgtctgtgttgtctgtctgtctgtctgtgttgtttgtctgtctgtctgtgttgtttgtctgtctgtctgtgttgtttgtttgtctgtctgtgttgtttgtttgtctgtctgtgttgattgtttgtctgtctgtgttgtttgtctgtctgtctgtgttgtttgtctgtctgtctgtgttgtttgtttgtctgtctgtgttgattgtttgtctgtctgtctatctgtctgtgtgtgtcaatttctaa
- the LOC134195168 gene encoding speckle-type POZ protein B-like: protein MDRTPQAESWCLTKIKVVKFSYMWTINNFSYCGFEVGETLKSSTFTSPHCEHMKWCLRVNPKGLDHDSKDYLSLYLLLVACNNSEARAKFKFSILNHKGEERKAMESQRAYKFVQGKDWGFKKFIRRDFLMDESNGLLPNDRLTIYCEVGVAEDSENISGSAHIEVPNCGLKMDLGIMLERQLLSDVVLTVGTKEFPAHRATLAARSPVFCAMFDHEMEESRKGRVQITDVQSDVLQEMLRFIYTSEIAQEKLEKMATELLAAADKYQLDRLKVICEDVMRTNLSVENAADILVLADRHNGTQLKSLAIDFINSHAEEIMETTGWQSLIKNNPQLVAEAFRALVRSQGSPLFPASKRFKKS from the exons ATGGATCGAACTCCGCAGGCTGAATCTTGGTGTCTGACGAAGATAAAAGTTGTGAAATTCAGCTACATGTGGACAATCAATAATTTCAGTTACTGTGGGTTCGAGGTGGGCGAGACACTCAAGAGCTCGACGTTCACGTCGCCGCATTGCGAACACATGAAATG GTGTTTGAGAGTGAATCCTAAAGGTTTGGATCACGACAGTAAAGATtatttgtctctctatctgcTGTTGGTGGCGTGTAATAACAGTGAGGCGAGGGCAAAGTTTAAGTTTAGTATTCTCAATCACAAGGGGGAAGAACGGAAGGCAATGG AGAGCCAGAGAGCGTACAAATTTGTTCAAGGGAAAGACTGGGGTTTCAAAAAGTTCATACGAAGAGACTTCCTCATGGACGAATCAAACGGCCTCCTTCCTAACGACAGACTCACAATCTATTGTGAG GTGGGTGTGGCCGAGGATTCCGAGAATATTTCGGGTTCGGCGCATATCGAGGTTCCAAATTGTGGACTGAAAATGGATCTAGGAATTATGCTCGAGCGTCAGCTGTTGAGTGATGTGGTTCTGACTGTGGGAACGAAAGAGTTTCCGGCTCATCGGGCGACTCTGGCAG CTCGTTCACCAGTCTTCTGTGCAATGTTTGATCACGAGATGGAGGAAAGTAGAAAG GGTCGTGTGCAAATCACCGACGTACAATCCGATGTTTTACAAGAGATGCTAAGGTTTATATACACCAGTGAGATAGCACAAGAAAAACTGGAGAAAATGGCCACCGAATTGTTAGCAGCAGCAGACAAG tatCAGTTGGATCGCCTCAAGGTCATATGCGAGGATGTGATGCGTACGAATCTGAGTGTTGAGAACGCGGCCGATATTTTGGTGCTAGCAGATCGACACAATGGCACTCAATTAAAGAGTCTTGCCATTGACTTCATAAACAG CCATGCTGAAGAGATAATGGAAACCACAGGATGGCAGTCACTCATCAAGAACAATCCACAGCTAGTAGCCGAGGCATTTCGAGCGTTGGTTCGTTCACAAGGCTCACCGCTCTTTCCTGCCTCAAAGAGATTCAAAAAGAGCTAA
- the LOC134194622 gene encoding uncharacterized protein LOC134194622 — MSRLERIEPSDGHQTVKQLQLQIPTNKTSASNAVQALKIRHERPESKRPTAKTSTNDNKTLSVVSSSDTATTHLGTQSVRGRHQWVTGDDAKAGKSTKLTNYRLHLINLLPDTNSMSAKPNAKKHDDSKSSLNSRHDVAYDWSFAMASLMFIFIVTLPILVYYFFASRRWNRKNYAYVMLEDPTSYEYPPKDTSFHD; from the exons ATGTCTCGACTAGAACGTATCGAGCCTTCAGACGGCCATCAGACTGTAAAGCAATTGCAATTACAGATTCCTACCAACAAAACAAGCGCAAGCAATGCCGTCCAAGCTCTAAAAATTAGGCACGAACGACCGGAAAGCAAGCGACCTACGGCTAAAACCTCTACAAACGACAACAAAACTCTCTCAGTCGTTTCGTCTTCAGACACCGCCACAACTCATCTGGGCACACAGAGTGTGAGAGGGCGACACCAGTGGGTGACTGGTGATGATGCGAAGGCGGGAAAATCAACGAAACTCACAAACTACCGTCTCCATCTCATCAATCTGCTCCCTGATACGAATTCGATGTCCGCCAAGCCCAACGCAAAGAAACATGACGACTCAAAGTCTAGCCTGAATTCGCGACACGACGTTGCCTACGATTGGTCGTTTGCGATGGCTAGTTTGATGTTTATCTTTATCGTGACGTTACCGATCCTCGTCTACTACTTTTTCGCATCGAGAAGATGGAACAG AAAAAACTACGCATACGTAATGCTGGAAGATCCTACAAGCTACGAATACCCACCAAAGGATACATCATTTCACGACTGA
- the LOC134195171 gene encoding tetraspanin-13-like, which produces MGGNSSFTFFCYKNLLIILNVFYLIVSLILIVAPAVAIGDAKFTNVPIVGGVIASGVFLLVIAIVGLVGAVKHHQVLLFFYIIALGIVFIILFSVSVAALAVNSSQRHALLEHTWRGLNDHDKAEVQSFFDCCGFDNASVNIKSSENKIGHPSCKVKLGKVSPPKCCPSSYSSVELFEAQNNDSMPTTNATNVTTESSNTTSTASNDATPTSTVTGSTNISTVNPTDYDGHCGDCKPCYNAWSDQVAKAFKVGGGVGLFFSLTELFGLILTIYYRNKKDPTANPNAFL; this is translated from the exons ATGGGTGGAAACTCGTCGTTCACCTTTTTCTGTTACAAGAACTTACTCATCATCCTAAATGTGTTCTATCTG ATTGTGTCGCTAATCTTGATTGTTGCACCTGCTGTTGCAATTGGGGACGCCAAGTTCACTAATGTTCCCATAGTCGGAGGTGTCATAGCCAGCGGTGTCTTTCTGTTGGTCATTGCAATTGTTGGTCTGGTTGGAGCTGTGAAGCATCACCAAGTGTTGCTGTTTTTC TACATCATTGCATTGGGAATTGTGTTTATCATACTcttctctgtgtctgttgctGCTCTCGCTGTAAATAGTAGCCAACGTCATGCATTATTGGAACATACTTGGAGAGGGTTGAACGATCACGACAAGGCAGAGGTGCAGTCATTCTTTGACTGCTGTGGATTCGATAATGCTTCTGTAAACATAAAGTCATCTGAAAATAAGATAGGTCATCCATCTTGCAAAGTGAAACTGGGGAAAGTA tCTCCTCCAAAGTGCTGTCCTTCATCTTATTCCAGTGTTGAATTATTTGAAGCACAAAATAACGATTCAATGCCTACAACTAATGCAACTAACGTTACCACAGAATCATCAAACACCACGTCAACAGCATCGAACGACGCCACACCAACATCTACTGTTACAGGATCAACCAACATTTCCACAGTAAACCCGACTGATTACGATGGTCATTGTGGCGATTGTAAGCCGTGCTACAATGCGTGGAGTGACCAGGTGGCCAAAGCGTTTAAGGTTGGTGGCGGCGTCGGTCTCTTCTTCAGTCTGACAGAG cttTTCGGTCTTATCTTGACGATTTACTATCGCAACAAGAAGGATCCGACCGCCAATCCTAATGCTTTCCTCTAA
- the LOC134194524 gene encoding NADH dehydrogenase [ubiquinone] iron-sulfur protein 6, mitochondrial-like yields the protein MSTRLVSYRPFKALGRLQALVISRSLCASRVRFSSHDTVTHTGQVWEKDDFRNARFIERQKEVNTQFAIDLVDEEPPTVIKDSKFWCDGGSPGALGHPKVYINLARPGIHVCGYCGNRYVNNKYWEKMEKGEMEKAFSDTVVD from the exons ATGTCTACTCGCCTTGTGTCGTATCGGCCTTTCAAGGCATTAGGGAGGCTGCAAGCTCTTGTCATTAGTCGTTCTCTATGTGCATCACGTGTTAGATTCTCAAGTCACGACACGGTGACCCACACAGGGCAG GTGTGGGAAAAAGACGATTTTAGAAATGCTCGTTTTATTGAAAGACAAAAAGAA GTGAATACACAGTTTGCCATCGATCTAGTGGACGAAGAGCCACCAACTGTCATCAAAGACTCAAAATTCTGGTGTGATGGAG GATCACCAGGAGCACTTGGTCACCCAAAAGTTTATATCAACCTG GCACGACCTGGAATCCACGTGTGTGGATACTGTGGCAATAGATACGTGAACAACAAGTACTGGGAGAAGATGGAGAAAGGAGAAATGGAAAAGGCATTTTCAGACACAGTCGTCGATTGA
- the LOC134194522 gene encoding myosin-2 essential light chain-like, whose product MSKSRISCSPDLDSRKQFGTPVKTMSRFTEDEIADRKDSFALFDKKGDGKIECSQIGDVLRALGQNPTEAEVKKSMADLDPTGLKRISFEEFLPVLHSMSHRREQGSHEDFVEGLRVFDKDGNGYIAAGELRHVLTSLGERLSDEEVDQLLQGVEHDSQGQINYEDFVKLIMSQ is encoded by the exons ATGTCTAAATCCCGGATATCCTGTAGCCCGGATTTGGACAGCCGCAAGCAGTTTGGAACGCCGGTGAAGACAATG TCGCGTTTCACGGAGGACGAAATAGCAG ACAGGAAGGATTCTTTCGCTTTGTTTGACAAGAAGGGTGATGGGAAGATTGAGTGCTCTCAGATTGGTGACGTTTTGCGGGCGCTTGGTCAGAACCCGACTGAAGCGGAGGTGAAGAAGAGTATGGCTGATCTGGACCCCACCG GCCTAAAACGCATTAGCTTTGAAGAGTTCCTGCCGGTTCTTCATTCCATGTCTCATCGTCGAGAGCAGGGTAGTCACGAGGACTTTGTCGAAGGCTTACGAGTGTTTGACAAAGACGGCAATGGTTATATTGCGGCTGGGGAGCTCCGTCACGTTCTCACAAGTCTTGGCGAGAGACTGAGCGACGAGGAAGTCGATCAACTTCTGCAAGGAGTTGAGCACGACAGTCAGGGACAGATCAACTATGAAG ATTTTGTGAAGCTTATCATGTCGCAGTGA
- the LOC134194623 gene encoding rootletin-like, whose product MEAGQSPGELSRREQRVRDEIRQLQDQRAAAMREEISSLHNEREIALAKISTLQTQLVELQNENEVLRGNRSEAAILVRLAKTEQDLSREIAMKNEMRGKLKVATQHNGRLLIKVKKLESQLKGRPVILLNEGGLKLRSASLGQLRDDLNEEGVTDSDCDDGDARMSNKRVEVEMSSRGCQTDVVVCRTEECQTERVADFVSTLTQTDPNELPPTVRIRYTIPDNIRDALAEAQQTISELRQQSADCRSELSKREEEMEELREEAEKTIAEKNTELLLEQQERDSIEAAYNKVCRKVKHLRAEAGVLRSGLEEFRSWTRRKLKALSEEMDICRVIYSLRNSLSQEQSVVEELAEKLAQQQRKTSSANHESQRLANQLQVCQKQRDEATSRSRMLSDQLLGALQAKDEALLLVNRMQHRRKSSQGSWMEGTY is encoded by the exons ATGGAGGCGGGTCAATCACCAGGCGAGTTGTCACGTCGCGAGCAGCGCGTTCGCGACGAAATTCGCCAACTCCAAGACCAACGAGCCGCAGCGATGAGAGAAGAAATCTCCTCGCTCCACAACGAGAGAGAGATCGCGTTGGCAAAAATCTCAACTCTGCAGACGCAACTGGTCGAACTACAGAACGAAAACGAGGTGTTGAGAGGCAACAGAAGCGAAGCAGCGATCCTCGTGCGTCTGGCGAAAACGGAGCAGGATTTATCTCGAGAAATCGCGATGAAAAACGAGATGAGAGGAAAACTGAAGGTCGCGACGCAACACAACGGGCGTCTTTTGATAAAAGTTAAGAAGCTAGAGAGTCAGTTGAAGGGAAGACCTGTGATTCTGTTGAATGAGGGAGGATTGAAGCTTCGTAGTGCGAGTTTGGGGCAGTTGAGGGATGATTTGAACGAGGAAGGCGTGACCGATAGTGACTGTGACGACGGGGATGCCCGGATGAGTAACAAGCGGGTTGAAGTTGAGATGAGTAGTCGGGGTTGTCAGactgatgttgttgtgtgcaGAACGGAAGAGTGTCAGACTGAGAG AGTTGCTGATTTCGTATCAACATTGACTCAAACGGATCCCAATGAGTTGCCACCAACTGTCCGGATTCGTTACACAATACCAGACAACATACGAG ATGCTCTTGCTGAAGCTCAACAGACGATCAGCGAACTGCGGCAGCAGTCGGCA GATTGTCGGTCAGAGTTGAGCAAACGAGAGGAAGAAATGGAAGAACTAAGAGAAGAAGCTGAGAAAACGATTGCG gAGAAGAATACAGAATTGTTGCTTGAGCAACAGGAAAGAGACTCAATTGAAGCAGCGTACAATAAAGTTTGCAGAAAAGTGAAG CACTTGCGAGCCGAGGCTGGTGTTTTACGATCCGGACTAGAAGAGTTCAGGTCATGGACGCGACGGAAACTGAAGGCATTATCGGAAGAGATGGACATTTGTCGTGTCATTTATAGTCTTCGAAATTCCTTGTCTCAG GAGCAATCAGTTGTTGAGGAATTGGCAGAGAAGCTTGCTCAACAGCAGAGAAAGACGTCATCAGCTAACCACGAGAGCCA GAGACTAGCAAATCAATTACAAGTATGCCAGAAACAGAGAGACGAAGCAACAAGCCGATCAAG AATGCTTTCTGATCAATTGCTGGGAGCTTTGCAGGCCAAAGACGAAGCTCTCTTGTTGGTGAATCGGATGCAACATCGAAGGAAATCGTCTCAGGGATCGTGGATGGAGGGAACGTATTAG
- the LOC134194823 gene encoding V-type proton ATPase subunit F-like yields the protein MAHQQIRKKLIAVIGDEDTCTGFMLGGIGEINDKRQPNFLIVRKDTAKNEIEEAFNEFMKRPDIAIILISQYIADEIRYILDQNMAIIPSVLEIPSKEHPYDPSKDSILRRAKGMFNPDDFR from the exons ATGGCTCACCAGCAAATTCGCAAGAAGCTGATAGCTGTTATCGGCGACGAG GACACGTGTACGGGCTTTATGTTGGGAGGAATCGGAGAGATCAATGATAAACGCCAGCCCAACTTCCTGATCGTCAGGAAAG acACGGCGAAAAACGAGATCGAAGAGGCGTTCAACGAGTTCATGAAGCGTCCGGATATTGCTATTATTCTCATCAGTCAATAC ATTGCAGACGAGATTAGATACATCCTTGATCAAAACATGGCCATTATTCCATCTGTATTAGAAATTCCGTCTAAAGAGCACCCGTATGATCCATCCAAAGACTCGATTTTGCGAAGAgccaag GGAATGTTTAATCCAGACGATTTCCGTTAG